The window aaagtcttcaacagggtattgttaaacaggatgaaggaccgcgtagacgcccaacttcgtgaccaacaggcaggattccgtaaagatagatcgtgtacaggccaaatcgcaactctacggatcattgtggaacaatcaattgaatggaattcatcactctacatcaactttattgactacgaaaaggcatttgatagcgtggacagaataacactatggaaacttcttcgacactacggcgtgcttcagaagatagtcaacatcatacagaattcctacgatggattacactgcaaaatcgtgcatggaggacagttgacaaagtcgttcgaagtgaagaccggtgttaggcaaggttgcttattctcaccctttctctttctcctggtgatcgactggataatgaagacgttaacgtctgaagggaagcatgagatacaatggacatctaggatgcagttggacgatctagacttcgcagatgatctggcccttctatcccaaacgcaacaacaaatgcaggagaagacgaacagtgtggcagcagcctcagcagcagtaggtctcaatatacacagagGGAAAAGcgggattctccgatacaacacagaatgcaccaatctaatcacaattgacggagaagatttggaagatgtaaaaacctttacgtatttgggcagcatcattgatgaacagggtggatctgatgtagatgtgaaggcacagatcggcaaaacaagagtagcatatttacaactgaggaacatctggaactcaaagcaactgtcaaccaacaccaaggtcaggattttcaatacaaatgtcgagacagttctactgtatggggcagaaacctggagaacgacgaaagtcatcatccagaaaatacaggtgtttattaacagttgtctacgtaaaatacttcggatccgttggccggacactattagcaacaacctactgtgggagagaacaaaccagatcccagcggaggaagaaataaggaagaagcgctgcaagtggataggacacacattgaggaaagcacccaactgcgtcacaagacaagccctcacatggaatcctcaaggccaaaggagaagaggaagaccaaagaacacattacgtcgggaaatggaaatagacatgagaaaaatgaacaagaattggatggaactagaaaagaaggctcaggacagagtgggttggagaatgctggtcggcggcctatgctccattaggagtaacaggcgtaagtaagtaagtaagtaactgatCAGATCCCAAAGAGTGTATTCTTTAGAAAACGTAGGTCTCAGTTTTAGCAGCTCCTTTGCTAATCATCTCATTAGCAAATTTTGATAAGCCGTTTATTTCCTGAATTCGGTTGAAGAGAAATTACGTCTTAGGGTATATTGAAAGCTATAAGTTTATGACTGGCGCTTTAATTGGATAGATTCTTAGTCGTGCAATATTTCAGTTTGAATTGTTCAAAGGTAATATAAATGGGTTTTTATACTGCGCATTACTACTGAACTAGGTGCCACAAATCTTGCACCTTTGAATAGTTGATTCTGAAGGACTGCGTAAAACAGTGCataaatacacacacacatttcTTCATGTACTATTGTCGACTGAAATGGAGAATATACATTTGGCTGACTCTCGCCTTCTCAATGGTTTTGAGGCTGTGTCAAAAGTTATCGGGAGTACAGTTTAAGTTTAGTTGAGATgtactattaaattaatattcatttatttagattAATACAAGTTATGGTAATCGATCTTCATAATttgtttcatttctttttttacagAATGGATAGTGCTCTGATGAATTTAGATCGTCATATAATCAGTGGTTCAGAAAAAGATGGTCTTGTTTTTGTATGGGATTTCATACGTTCGGATGCACCGATTCATACACTAGATCATCAACCTGGTAGCAATGCATGGGGTGTTTTATCTCCACACAACCCAGAATCAGTTAGTGAATTGATCATTGAAACGGCTAAATCAGTAAATTTTATGATTCATTCAGTGTCACCACATCCTAAACAAAGTAAACTACTTACAGCAGGTGGTGATTTTGTTTGGTTGTGGGACGCTGAACCTAAAGATATTAAAGAAAGTGAATAAAGATTTCTTGTATATATGGTTTGATTTGTACagatattttgtttgaaaaaacTGGTGTAATTATCATTTGTTATGCTTCACTCTGGATACACTTGATGACTGAATTACCTTGGTGGGTTAAAGGTAATAACACAGTGCATATTTTCATCGGATTTGCattaatatattatttcttAAGGAATAAAACGCGTAGTAGACTATAGAGACCTTAACGGTTGATTATAATCGTTCATACGATTTTAACTGACTTCGTGATGTAAACGAAAACACTGTGGTTGTAATGACTGCTATTTAGAAAGGTTTGTCATTTAAAGTTGAACTACCTCAAATCGGTAATACTCATACTGTTACTTTCGATATACAGCTGTATTGCTTGAACGAAGCATCTTCGAAACAACTACCATTTAGGTTTACAGTTTCATTAATGATATAGTAGCCCAATCAAATTTCACCAAATGAGAAGGCTGTGTTGTCCCAATCAGAAATATCCTAAGTGCCAAGTGCATCCTATTGGCCGAGAAACGGTCCCATTTTCTCAGTAGATATAATATGTATACAAATGAGCGCTTATGTATGTAAATCGGTTTACTCTAATAAGCTCCCGTCTTCACTCTTAGCCTTCTCTTTCGGTAGCCGCTCGGGGGCTTGTGTATACGAGGACACTGCACATCATAACACATTGTATGTGACTAAAGTCACTATAAGTGTTGCCGTAAAATTTCAGTTAAATTAACAAACAACATATTGAGAAAGTAACAAAGGTAGGCGACAAAGACTTTGAATTTTGTGCCGAAATTACTAATGTCAAGATCTCAACTataccttgagagtgtctacctaataACTAAGAgcgaatgagggttataaaccaatgtaaGGAATTAGAACTATGATTTActgatgattaaggttaagaattatatttagggttttcatcacgaactgacataagctataacgACAAAACTATTTACCTAAATGGATCGGTgagtttcgcgccaaaattcgagacctgttatcttacacCTGATTGGCTGgtccatatattatagtctcgccgatttCTTTACTGTACTACCATTTAAtgattttatcagtcatatgcCAAATAAAAGTCGAAATGGAGTCCTAAACGGCAGTCTCCATTAACAAATTATGAAATATGATACTTAATCAGTAACTCACAAAAAAGTTGTTGATGAATTCTGACCAAGTAAATTATTCAcctgaataaaaagtaacaaacaAAATTTCTAACTACATTACATTTTTagtgtcagaaggggttttgtggatattatagtaacttcaatagttaagatcatgagtcaattgaagctagaccaccattgaaaacctggaagcactggacggccgttacgtcctattgtggtacgaaaacaacttttcttaaaataatcaatataattgaGGGGATGTTTCTTACATGCATGTTTGTAACATAAGAAAACACTGATAAGTAGCTTCGACAACTGACAAAGTCAACGTTTAATAACTAAATAGGTTGATGGTAGAAAGAAAATACAAAGTCAAGGAAAACACAAGTGTCGCAAATATATTTCTTCGAAAAAATATTTGGTTTTTTATTATATCTTAAAAGATTAAGCATATACAAATGTTATTGTTATCTCCATTCTATTTTTCTCATTGGTGCCGTATGGTCAATCACTTCGCGTATCACAGGTGTTCTCAACTGATTTTCTTTACAGTGATAACATTTTCCACTACAATATTTATTACTTgtaaatgttaatttattaGCATTCAAAATCTTTTTACATGGTTTAGCATTTGTTCCACGTTCAACAGCTTGATAATTTTGAGACTTAGAATTAAATATTGGATTCATCGAAATcgaattattcaataaagttttACAAGAGTGTTCCTGAAATATCGTACATAAAAGTCATGTCAGCTCTACTGAGGTAAATTACAAGACAACAGAATTACAACATTTTAGTGACTACAAGATTTAATATTTAGTTGGACAAGATAGATAACTCATGATTGAGTTACTTTAATAATGATCAATGGAATCCCCTATAGTAAATAATACGCCATTGAATACACAACTATGAatattacaaatgatacaaaCAATATATTAGAAATATTTAACAGATGAGGACAAGTGAAATTTATCTTAAAATTAAAACTCTGCCAGCGATGAGCACtacgaaattcaacaatctctacagaCTGCTTagactgataataatcatgtgttaACGAGTAACTAATTTCGAGAGGTGATTCTAGTAGTTTTAGTAAGAAGctatgaccaatggagttcaccCATTtcgagtgtgagacagttactcacTAATGGCATTGAACGATGGTCTCGTGACGTCTCAAATGGAATAAAGTGTAACTTATGAACCATGGAATCTAAACTGTGTATGCACGCTGCAAAACATTAAATCTTGAGCTCGATTCCAAAAGGAGCGTTGGGTGCACTCTACTAtggagtctcatattaggaagATATAAATATCTTGTGCTTTTTGGTTCCTAGTGGCGGTCTAGACAAGATTATTTCGTAATGTAGATATAAAATTGGACAGACCTCACAAATATTTTATGGTCAAACTACTATACGTATACATTGACTATGCAATAATGATATTGCTGGAATATAATTCTTCCTTAGAAAGAAGTATCTTTAATCAATTatagttattaaaaataataaacaaatgcaCTGATGATGGTAGAAGTTAAGGAAGATAAATTAGATTTTCAGTTTTTCAATATGCAATAAGTGATTCCATAAATACTtagtcagtttgtaataaaaACTTACATCTTTGACTGGCTCTTTGACTTTATAAAGGGTAGTGGCAGTTGTATCGCGATTAGAATTACGCATAAGTAGTCCATCATTTAAACTGGAATTTATACATGGACAACCTCTTGGAAAGAAATTAGGTACATTAGTCCAAGTTGGCGTTTCAGGTTGATGAGCAGGATTCATACAACCATTTTGGTGGAGATATAAACATGTTTGTAAAGATTTGCGACAATGATCAGCCAAAGTTTGAAGCTTTCGAATCAGCCTATGCAAATGGAAGTAGCAAGCAGCATTAATGTGTTCTGGGTGGAATTTATTTCTGTTCTAATTAGTTATAAATCTAATTAAATTTGTGCAAAAATATTAACCCAAGACTTTTTGAGTTAAAGATATTCAATAATAACCCATCATTTGTGGTAACTAGTTATTAAGTCTTTTTCTACGGCCTAGTATtcttgaacacttcacttcaacACGACAGGTCGCaaataaaaacaagaaattgaaatatgatgatttttaaaaatgttaatgTATACACAACCGCACAAATTTTGTGGTCACCTCAACTAGCGCTGATTGATCGAAAATGTATGAAACACGCTTAATAAAGTTTCTGTCCTGAAATCGCTAGTAGCAAACTTCGGAAAGATGAAGATTTGAAGTTCAGATGGACATTTTTGATGATGCGGTGTTCTCCGAGATCCCTGGCTTAGGCTTATTTAAAACTTTCATCGTAGTTCTGGGCAAAATCATCAATGTCTAATTTGTGTAGAAGTGGTTTTTCTAGTTATACCAAAGTACTAGGTCGATTTGTTTTGAAGGTTTTGTTTGCAATTGATTTACTTCGTAGGTTCTGTTGTCGTCATTTGTCAGTTTATTGATGTTAACCGTTTTGCTTTGTTGACAGTAACAACATACAAAAAAATCTACGTACAGACATTATTCAAAAGAGCTAAAGCAAAATGTAGAACCTAAATACACAAAAAACCCGAAGAAATTCACTTTTTCTCTGGCTTCCGTAAAAATGGTTGTCCAGAAATTTCAACAAGAGTTATCTACCGAATCAACAGACCACCGGAAAGTCAATCTCGCAAACCAAGTAACAGATCGTCCTGTGATATGTGGTTGTGAAACTTTTCGGAATCAATGTCGATGGAATGACACACAAGTAAACGACAAATGCAACATCATCTACAAGAATTGAATTGACTGTAAGGAATATTATACTGAAAAAGATTGATTCTCCATTTGATAACTTGGTATATAGAAAATCCAAGCTCAATGAATTTGTCATTGTTAAGTATTTTTACGTGGAATATGTTGACCAAAAATATATGCTTAAACTTTTAGACACTGAGTTCATGAAACCATACTAAAATGGTAACCTAGAATTACGATCGTTTTTCATTGAAAATAGTCATTATTTAGTCTAATTACATGTGTAACTTACACAACGTTAATAAATTTTTCAATGTTATGAAGCTCCACTGCACCACATTTTTCTGGAGGACTGACTGAATTTGAATTACGTCGCGATTGTTTAGAATTGTTTGGAGCATTATTGCATCTGATACACTTTGAATGAATTCCCTCAGAAAGATTGCCCAATTTGCACAGAGCCTACATAGTAAAAAATAGGATCAAGGGATTAATTTTATTCAGTGATACAGAGTACTTAAGCAAAAGGAATATGGTGGTGATAAAATAACGAAAATGTAGAACTTACAAGAGTTATGCTAAGTCCTGGGAATATAAAACCTGAATTTAATAAGGCACGGAATTCAAGACTTCGTTGTATCATTACTTGGAGACACTGTACTGTTCCATCTATGAAGCATTCTTTTTGAACCGTATTTTGTATcgatttattcatttatgagTTATTTTCAGGTTCTGATTAATTAAAAAGTACCcggtggtctaatggttaagcgctcgcgggcgagactgataggtcctgggttcgaatctcgcggggagcgggatcgtgaatgcacactgctgaggagtcacatactaggacgaaacggccgctcagtgcttccaggttttctacggtggtctagcttcaattgactcatgattttaactagtgaaatttctaaagtctccacaaagccccttctgataataatcatctgctcactagtgactgacttcaagagacactcctggagttctagtgagaagtcgtggagttcaaccagatctgttgtgagatatcagctcactgaagacaatggtgacggtggcgcaatttcgtggattggttcaagttagacattaacaccgttggatgccagctcagtggtctaatggctaagcgttcgcgcgcgagac of the Schistosoma haematobium chromosome 4, whole genome shotgun sequence genome contains:
- the FUT9_10 gene encoding Alpha-(1,3)-fucosyltransferase 9 (EggNog:ENOG410VD39~COG:K), translating into MKCSNQSHAVPHSTSQPSPDQQWIVNQEKKIIQLVQNINKKIKNAESERDLILRIIAHLQTQEGLATDSNKYSSHESYPVNGIKSLCAENMGKQNSCEKVEHNDKNALCKLGNLSEGIHSKCIRCNNAPNNSKQSRRNSNSVSPPEKCGAVELHNIEKFINVVLIRKLQTLADHCRKSLQTCLYLHQNGCMNPAHQPETPTWTNVPNFFPRGCPCINSSLNDGLLMRNSNRDTTATTLYKVKEPVKDEHSCKTLLNNSISMNPIFNSKSQNYQAVERGTNAKPCKKILNANKLTFTSNKYCSGKCYHCKENQLRTPVIREVIDHTAPMRKIEWR